The genomic stretch TCATCACCTGAGGACCACGAATCGAAATTTCACCCTGTTCCCCAATCGCCACTGGATTGCCATCATCATCTAAAATTGCAACCTCGGTCAATGGTAAGGGAATACCAATGGTGCCGCTAAATTCAGGAGCAGCCGGTGGATTCACCGTAGCAACAGGTGAGGTTTCAGAAAGACCATAACCTTCGATAATATTACTGCCAGTGACACGCTTCCATTCATCTGCCGTTGAGCGTAGTACTGCCATACCACCACCCATCGCGATTTTTAGCTTGCTGTGATCGAGTTGTTTAAATTCTTCGTTATGTACCAAAGCATTAAACAAGGTATTCACTGCGGGGAAGAAGGTTGGTTGGTGTTTACGCAAATCTTTAATCACCGCAGGTAAATCACGCGGATTTGGAATAAGGACGTTGGCTTGGCCCTTATACATGCCATACAACGCGCAAACCATGAATGCAAAAATGTGATACAGCGGTAAAGCACAGAAGATGTTGTCATCTTTGCCCCCATCGCCTGGACCAAACTTACTTTCAAAAATAGCATCACATTGCAGTAAGTTTGCAACCAAATTGCGATGGGTTAACTCTGCACCTTTAGATACACCGGTGGTTCCACCCGTATATTGCAACAATGCAGTATCGCTTAGAGTCAATTGTGGACGCTTGTAATTGCTTGGGTTTACTTTGGCCATCGCATCATTAAAGCGAATATGCCCTGGAATATTCCATGCAGGAATTTGTTTACGTACTGAACGTAAAACGAAATTCACCAAGTTGCCTTTGAGGAAACCCAGCATGTCGCCCACAGATGCAATCACCACATGCTTAACAGGTGTTTTCCCAATAATCGATTGATAGACGCTTGCAAAGTTTTCAATAATCACCAGCGCTTCAGCGCCAGAGTCATTTAACTGATGTTCAAGTTCACGTGCGGTATACAGTGGGTTGACGTTTACCAAGATGTATCCTGCACGGAATACACCCAAAGCCACAACAGGATACTGTAAAACGTTTGGCATCATCACTGCCACACGTGATCCTTTGGCTAAACCCAAACTTTGTAAGTAGGTCGCAAATTTACGGCTAGCGACTTCAAGTTCACTGAATGAAATAACTTTATCCATAAAGATAAAAGCATTACGCGAACCAAATTTCTGAAAGTTCCGTTCAAGAATATCAACCAACGAAGTGTTTTCAGGAGGTAATTCTACTGACTCTGGTATCCCAGTTTTTTGGTATTCTGCAAACCAAATTTTTTCCATAATGCCGTACGCTCCAATCAGTAATCCTAAAGTTTTAAAAACATTTTTGTTTCTATCAAGCAATCATTTTTTGGCTTCTTTGTGCTCGATATCGTATCCATACTTACAAATACTTGAATACGTATATCTTATTTTGTGCAGTAAATGCTAGTTTAAAGCATGAATCAGCAGTCTATTTGCTTTTTGATATCCACGTGGTAGTAAAAGACCTTTTGATGCTCTTTTTCCGATATATTTTTGCAGGTCATCACCTTTTAATTTTAATTGCTGCTGCCCTGCAAGCACTTGAATTGTCTCATCAAGCGCCAAGGGTAGCATGAACACAAGCTGATCTTGTGGCTCAAGTTGTATCAGTTTATTACCTTTGCCTTTATTTAAAATGGGCAGTTCAGCCAAGTCTAAAATTAACATACGTCCCGCAGAGCTCAGCAAGGCCAAATGCGTTGCCTTGCCTGGCATACACAGGGGTAAGGCCGTCGCATCTTTAGGAACACTTAAGAATGCTTTCCCCGCTTTGGCATTGGTATCCAAAGACTGCGCTTGGGATTTAAAGCCATAGCCAGTTGAGCTCACCGCAACCACGTCTGCATCTTCGCCACTAATAAAGACTTGTAAAAAACGCACACCATTGGCCGGTGATAATTTTGAACTCAAAGGTTCACCTAAGCCACGAGCTGACGGCAAACTATTGATCTGTAGTGCATAACTGCGCCCTGTCTCATCGAGTACAAAGACTTTCTGATTCGATTTACCTTGGGCATGACTGAGATATTGGTCGCCGGTACGATAATTTAAATTCGCAGCATCGACTTCATGGCCTTTGGCTGAGCGAATCCACCCCGCTTCGGACAACACCACGGTGACTGGCTCGGCAGGCAGCATATCCTGCTCACTAATCGCGGTTGCATCGGCACGCTGTACGATTGGCGAACGACGATCATCACCAAATTTCTTGGCATCATCTTTGAGTTCAGTAATAATCAAATTCTTCAACGACTCTGGATTGGCCAGATATTCACGCAAGATCGCGGCTTTGGCCTCTAACTCTGCTTGCTCACGACGAATTTCAACTTCTTCAAGTTTGGCCAAATGACGCAGTTTTAACTCTAAAATAGCTTCAGCTTGGATATCATCAATATTGAAGTGCGACATCAACTCGGCTTTTGGTCGTTCTTCTTCACGAATAATCCGAATCACGGTATCGATATCGAGGTAAGCAATTAAAAGGCCCGCCAATATATGGAGGCGTTTCTCAATTTTAGTCAAATGATATTGCAGACGACGGGTGACCGTAGTCTTCCGAATTTCAATCCATTCCAATAAAATGCGACGAATCGATTTAACTTGTGGACGCCCATCTGCCCCAATCATATTCAAGTTGACACGATAACTTGATTCGAGTTCAGTAGTCGCAAACAAGTGACTCATCACCGTTTCAGCATCAATGCGGTTAGAACGCAGCACGATCACCAGACGAGTTGGATTTTTATGATCAGACTCATCACGTAGATCCGACACCATCAACAGTTTTTTCGCCTGCATCTGATCTGCAATTTGGCTAATCACCTTGGCACCTGAAACTTGATAAGGCAGTTCCGTTACAATAATTTCGTTTTTTTCAACCGTATATACCGCACGTGAACGATAACTACCGCGCCCTGTAATTTGAATTTTCAATAAGTCTTGCGGTGAGGTAATAATTTCCGCGCGCGTTGGTAGATCCGGCGCTGGAATATATTCTGCAATTTTTTCATCAGTTAAATTGGGGTTGCGAATCAGCGCAATGGTCCCCTTAATCACTTCACGTAAATTGTGCGGTGGAATATCTGTGGCCATACCGACAGCAATACCCGTGGTTCCGTTTAATAAAATATTAGGAACACGTGCAGGTAAAGTCATCGGTTCTTTCATTGAACCATCAAAGTTGTCTTGCCAATCACTGGTGCCTTGCCCCAGTTCAGACAGCAGCAAATCACTATAAGGGGAGAGTTTCGCCTCGGTATAACGCATTGCAGCAAAGGATTTTGGATCGTCAGGTGAACCCCAGTTGCCTTGCCCTTCCACAAAAGGATAGCGATAGCTAAATGGCTGCGCCATCAATACCATCGCCTCATAACACGCGGAGTCACCATGAGGATGGTACTTACCCAACACATCACCGACGGTACGTGCAGATTTTTTCGGCTTGGAGGTTGGCTTTAGCCCCAGTTCGCTCATGGCAAAAATAATACGGCGTTGTACCGGCTTTAAACCATCACTAATATGCGGCAATGCACGGTCCATAATCACGTACATGGCATAGTTGAGATAAGCTTGTTCGGTAAATTCTGCTACGGAGCGGTTTTCTGTCGCTTGATGCGCAAGGCTAGTCATTACAAGCTTCAATCCTGATCAAATGTTTATTGTTAAGTTGTTATGCTATGTCGCTGCCGCCACCGATACAAGGGGCGACAAAAATTCAATGCGACAAATACTGTCTTGTGGCCTAAAAGTATCCATTTTTAGTGGAATGAGCAACCTTAAATTATTAATTTTTGCGCAATACTGTCAGGCAGTTTGAATCAATCGACTATAAGCCAATGGATTCTAGGGTCTTACCTTTGGTTTCTTCACCCAAAACGATCACAATCAATGCCACCCCAATCAGCACCATTGCAAACATCATAAAGACCGAACTAAAGGCATTTTTTCCGAGCATCATTTGGGTGACCACCAACGGTGCCACAATCCCCCCTAAACGTCCAATCGCAGATGCCCAGCCTGAACCAAAGGCACGAATGTTGGTTGGATAGAGTTCTGGCGTGTAGGTATAGAGTACGCCCCAAGCCCCCAAATTAAAGAAGGATAATAAGCAGCCCCACAGCATAATCAGGTTCACGCTATCAGCTTGACCGAAGAAATAAGCAGAAATTGCACAACAACCAATAAAACCGGCCAAAGTCGCCTTACGGCCTAGTTTTTCCACCAACCATGCTGCCACCAGATAACCAGGAAGCTGTGCCAAAATCATCAACAGCACATATTCAAAGGACTGCACAATGCTATAGCCCTGCTTCACCAACAGGCTTGGCAACCACGTAAAAATACCGTAATACGAATAAACAATCCCAAACCAAATTAACCACAGCATCAGACTACGACGTGCCAGTGGTCCTGACCAGAGTTGTTTAAAACTAATTTTATGCTGCTGCGCTACAGGTTTAACCACAATCGTTTCAACAGGCTCAAGTCCACACTGCCGCTCAATTTTTTGTAAGATCCGATGTGCCTCATCAACCCGACCACGATTGATCAAATAAGGTATAGATTCAGGGACTTTCTTTAAAATAACAAAGACGTATAAGACCGGTAATCCACCAATCAAAAAGGCCATTTGCCAACCAAATTTTGGAATCACAAAATAAGACACCAAAGCAGCAACCAACCAGCCCAAGCCCCAAAAACTTTCCAGTAAAACAATAAAACGCCCGCGTACATGCGCAGGAATATATTCACTCACCAAGGTGACAGCAACGGGCAATTGCCCTCCCAACCCAAAGCCGACAATAAAGCGAAAGATCAGCAAATAGGTCAAGTTTGGGGCAAATGCACAGAGTGCCGTTGCCACACTATAAACCACCAAGGTCAATGCAAATACGGTCTTGCGCCCAATCCGATCCGCCAATGCACCGGCACATACTGCGCCCAAGGCCATCCCCACAAAACCAATCGAAACCACCCAACCTTTTGCAGCGGCGGTCATTTGCCAGTCGGCTGACATTTTGGTGAGGATAAAGGCAATCAGCCCGGTATCCATAGCATCGAACATCCAGCCAAAACCAATAAGTACCAGCAAGCTGTAATGAAAACGACCAATGGGCAAGCGCTGTACCCGGGAAATGAGATCCATAAGTTGTCTCTAAACGTTATAGAAGGATCAACTCAGTCTCCAATCGAGCACTGAGTCAATGGCAGATCAATGAAAGTGCAGCAATACTGCGGGGCAAGCCGTCACAATCCGTTTTAACTTTCATCTTTCGATGATGCAGATTGCTCATCATCATCTTTATAGATAAATTTGGGCATTTCCAAACCAAAGTAAATCGCGATACAACGTAAGGAAAAACCAAAAATCAGGGTAGAAATAACGGTCAATTCGAGTGAGAAGCCAATTTCGTGGCACACCCAATAGAAGATCACGGATACGAAGGCAATACTGGCATATAGTTCACGGCGGAATACTAATGGCACATCATTACATAAGATGTCGCGCAAAATACCACCCGATACACCAGTCAAAACCCCAGCAACTGCGGAAACCACAAAGCCATGCCCCATTTCGATGGCTATTTGACAGCCAATAATGGTGAAGCCAATCAAACCCAAGGCATCTAGGAGTAAGAAAATCGAATGCAGTTGACGCATCCATTTCGCAATAACAATGGTCACAAAGGCAGCAATACAGGTCAGCACCAAATACTCAGGATGCTTCACCCAGGTCAGTGGATAATGTCCAAGCAAGACATCACGGACTGACCCCCCTCCCAGTGCAGTTACACAGGCAATCAGCAATACCCCAAACCAGTCCATACTCCGACGTCCTGCCGAAAGTGCGCCAGTCATGGCTTCTGCAGTAATTGCGATAATATAAATCACCAGTAACAGCATTGCTTTTCCCTTTCATTATGGCTGCATTTAAGCGCGCTATTCTAAGACAAAAAATGGTCTAATTTATATAAACGGCACAACAATGTTTAATTTTTTTGCCAGAACCACAAATACATGGCTGCTTCATTGCCCACTGTTGTTCGGTGGTTGGATCAAGGAAATACCACTGCCCTGCATGTTGCACAAAGTGCGATAACTCATGATGAGTCCGTGCCTGTGTCCCATCATGGTAGTGTGCTTTAAACTCGACTTGGGCATGCTGTTTACTTAGCTGTTCATTATGACGAACAATCTCAAGCCCTGACCATTGATTGGCTTTGCTCCAAGCAGCAATCGCAGCTTGATCTAAAGCGGACTGTTGCCCAAGTGCCGTCGTCGCTACAAGATAATCTATTTGCTCTAAAGCGAAGGCACTATAACGCGAACGCATTAATTGTTGTGCAGTTTGCGCCTGCGCAACACCGAGATGCAATGGTTGGCAGCACATGGCGTAGCTTGCCAAGCCACAAGGGCAATTCTGTTCTGACATGGGACATCCTATTTTTTCATTTCGAGCGTCATATCGAGATGCATTTTAATATGCATTTGAAAAAACCAGTCATATTTGACTGGTTTTAGCACTTGCACCGCGCTTTAATTTAAGCAGACTTATTCATCTTGAGGAGCTGGATCAATCACAACAATATGTACCTTATCAATTTTATGACCATCCATCGTGACGATCTCAAATTTATAACCATCGGCTTGTAAGATTTCACCACTGACCGGTAAACGTCCCAGATGGAATAAGATATAGCCCGACAAAGTTGAATATTGCTCAGAATCATCAACCAAATCACAATCCAACAACAGTGACACGTGTCGAATATCGGTAGAGCCTTCTAAAATCAGTGAGCCATCCTCTAAACCCTCTGCGGCTGCATCCAGTTCATCTTCGTCAGGGAACTCACCTGCAATTGCTTCAAGAATATCAATTGGGGTCGCAATCCCTTCGATTGAGCCATATTCGTTGAGTACAATGGCCATTTGCAATGGCGCTTGACGTAATTGTTCCATGACCATCAATACTTGCGCATTTTCATGCACAATCACCGCATCACGTAAATGCTTTTCAAAATCGAGCACGCCCGTTTCAATAAAGTCATTGAGTACTTTATGGGTTAAGACCACACCCGCCAAATTATCGAGCTCGCCATAAGCCACAATTAAACGTGAATGGGTCATGGTCATTAACTGCTGTTTGATGCTCTCTGGCTCATCATGTAAATCGATCCATTCCAATTCTGGACGTGGCGTCATCAATGATTTCACTGGACGTTCGGAAAGTCCCAACACCCCTTGTACCATCACACTGTGATAGGCACCATTTTCAGGGTCAAACATTTCATTGGCCAAAGCTTGGGTTGCCAAGACATCATCATTGGCATTGTTGGATGCATCCGAAGAGTGTGCATTTTTACCCCCCAACATACGCAACACTGCCGACGCAGTACGGAAGCGCAAGTCATTGGTTGTCACCAATTTTTCTTGATTTTTGCGCATGGTCTGGTTACCAAACTCGATTAATACCGAGAAGCCAATCGCTGCATATAAGTAGCCTTTTGGAATATGGTAGCCAAAGCCTTCGATGATTAATGAGAAACCGATCATCATCAAAAAGCCAAGACAAAGGATTACCACTGTTGGATGTTTATTGACAAAATCCATCAATGGTTTAGATGCCCATAGCATAATCAATACGGCAATAATCACCGCAGTCATCATCACAGAGAGGTCTTTGACCATCCCCACCGCAGTAATCACACTGTCAAGTGAAAATACCGCATCCAATACCACAATCTGTACAATCACCATCCAGAACACGGCATGCACTGGATTTTCTTCTTTTACATGCTGCTTGCCTTCGAGTCGCTCATGCAACTCCATGGTGCCTTTAAATAGCAAGAACACACCACCGAACAGTAAAATCAGGTCTCGACCAGAGAACGCATGGTCGAACAGATGGAATAACGGGCTGGTTAAGGTCACCACCCAAGCAATCGATGCCAATAAAACCAAGCGCATGATCAACGCCAGCATCAAGCCGACAATACGCGCAGTATTACGTTGTTCTGGTGGTAATTTTTCCGCCAAAATCGCGATGAATACAAGGTTATCAATACCAAGAACAATTTCTAATACGATCAGTGTCGCAAGACCGACCCATGCAGAAGGATCAGACATCCATTCAAATATCATTGATCTATCTCCAACAGAGATACGGTGTAATTTTGGTCAACATCTCGACTTTGCAGATCGGGCTGCAACTGAGACTGCACCAAGCAGTTAAATTTTATTATTTGAAAAGACTGTATAAATTCGGAGCGACTACAACCACTACCCATTATTAATTCATTAGTTGAAAAAGATGAGAATGAGTATAGGCAAGAATAGGTAGAAATTCATCTTATTTCTGTAGATTGTCGACCTACAGACCTATAACTCTTTTATATTCAAAAACATAGTATCTTATCGCGGATATCACGCTGTAATATGTCAGCTTTGCGCTAGAGCCGAAAAAAATATCGTGCTAGATTAAGTATTAAAAAGCGCTGAAGGAAAGTTTAATAAAACCAATGACCAATCAAATACTCAATACCCAGCACACCGCAACACAAACATTAATCGCCCTCTATTGTGGTTCCCGCTCAGGACATGATCCTATTTATCGTGAAAGTGCCATCCAACTGGCTGAACAAATTGCTGCACATGGCTTTGGGATCGTCTATGGCGGTGCCAGTATTGGTTTAATGGGCCAAGTTGCCGACACCGTCAAACAAGCAGGTGGAGAAACCGTCGGGGTGATTCCAGAATTTATGCTCGATTATGAAATTGCACACCCCGATTTAACTGAACTGCATATTGTACAAAGTATGCATGAACGAAAAGCCATGATGGCTGATCGCGCCAGTGCCTTTATTGCCCTACCTGGTGGCCTAGGTACTTTTGAGGAAATCCTTGAAATCGCGACATGGAGCCAGCTTGACCGGCATCAAAAACCGATGATGCTATATAACGTGAATGGCTTTTATGACCATTTAATTGGACAGCTTGATCACGCCACCGAAACGGGCTTTTTACCGCAACAACATCGTGACAAACTTTTGGTCTGCAATGACCTCGAACAGGTCTTTGAAATTATTTTAAATATGGACTCAACGGCAGTGCTCACAGTTTAAACACCTTAATCTGAAATGATGCTGCTGTTTTTGCATTACACTAGGCTCAGTTACTTTTTAAACTGCTAATAATCATCATTATGCCAACACAACAGCATCGACGTTTACAGCCGAAATTTCGTTTACTGGTGTTACTCGTCGCCATTGGCTTTTTCATGCAAGGGCTCGATACCACCATCGTGACCACCGCCTTACCCGCGATGGCACAGAGCCTCAATGAAAATCCACTGCGCATGCACAATGTGGTCATTAGTTATGTGCTTGCGGTTGCTGCCTTTATTCCACTCAGTGGTTGGCTGGCAGATCGTTATGGCATACGTCATGTTTTTTTAGCCGCAATTATTATTTTCACCTTGGGTTCACTTGGCTGCGGCTTATCACAGAACTTTAATCAACTGATTGTATTTCGTGTAATTCAAGGATTGGGCGGTGCGCTGCTAATGCCTGTAGGTCGCTTGGCTTTACTGCGTATTATTCCCCGCGATCAATTTCTCTCCGCCATGAGCTTGATGAGTTTGGCTGGCCTCGCAGGCCCACTCATGGGGCCAACCATTGGTGGCTGGTTGGTGGAATATACCACTTGGCACTGGATTTTTTTGATCAATATACCGATGGGAATTGTCGGTATCTTTTTAAGCTTTAAAGCCATGCCAAACTTAACCGAAGCCAGTGTTAAGCGGTTTGACTTGGGCGGCTTTGTATTGTTGGTTATCGCCATGATTGGGCTCGCCTTGGGGATTGAGCACATTGCCAATCCACAAAGCTCACGCCAACTCAGTGTCGGGTTGTTACTGATGGGCTTCCTTGCCATGTTTTGGTATGCCTATCATGCACACACCCATCAAAATGCCTTGTTTCGCAGTAAGCTATTTAAAAATAAAATGTATGCGGTTGGGGTACTGGGTAATTTCTTTGCGCGCCTAAGTGGCAATGCGATTCCATTTCTGATGCCGTTAATGCTACAAATTGCATTTGGCATGGAACCCTTTATGACGGGGATCATGCTGACCCCAATTGTGCTTGGCTCTTTGTTTTCCAAGCCAATTGTTCGCCCGATCATCCAAAAATTTGGCTATCGTACCTTTCTCATCACCAATACTTTATTGCTCGGTGCCTGTATTGCCAGTTTTGCGCTGAGTACCGCAGAAACGCCAGATAGCATTCGTGCCCTGCATTTCTTCTTGTTCGGCACACTCAACTCGTTGCAGTTTATGAGCATGAATACGCTCACGCTCAAAGACTTAGCGCAACAAGATGCCAGCAGTGGTAATAGTTTCTTGTCGATGATCATGATGTTATCGATGAGTATTGCCGTGGCATTTTCAGGCACCTTACTCAATTTATTTACCGCATATTATGGTACAGACCAAACCACACTGGCTTTTCACCTGACTTTTCTGTGCTTAGGTGCCTTGAATATTTTAACCGCCATCATTTTTTGGCAAATTCCAAAAGACCAAAACAATGCATAAGTTTCGAAAAACCTTTGGCTACGGTCTACTGGCCTTACTTGGCACAACCACGATTGCAGCAACACCTGATCCACAGTTCAACATTCGTGGGATGGATGCTTCACATCACCAAGGTCAAATTAACTGGCGCAATATTTCCCCTAAAAACATGCAGTTTGTCTACCTAAAAGCCAGTGAAGGGGGTGATTATACTGACCCGCGCTTCCAAGAAAATTGGCTTTCAGCACGAGAACAAGGTTTACGGGTTGGGGCTTATCATGTGTTTCGTTTATGTCGTGATGGCAAGGTTCAGGCAGAC from Acinetobacter pullicarnis encodes the following:
- the parC gene encoding DNA topoisomerase IV subunit A, producing MTSLAHQATENRSVAEFTEQAYLNYAMYVIMDRALPHISDGLKPVQRRIIFAMSELGLKPTSKPKKSARTVGDVLGKYHPHGDSACYEAMVLMAQPFSYRYPFVEGQGNWGSPDDPKSFAAMRYTEAKLSPYSDLLLSELGQGTSDWQDNFDGSMKEPMTLPARVPNILLNGTTGIAVGMATDIPPHNLREVIKGTIALIRNPNLTDEKIAEYIPAPDLPTRAEIITSPQDLLKIQITGRGSYRSRAVYTVEKNEIIVTELPYQVSGAKVISQIADQMQAKKLLMVSDLRDESDHKNPTRLVIVLRSNRIDAETVMSHLFATTELESSYRVNLNMIGADGRPQVKSIRRILLEWIEIRKTTVTRRLQYHLTKIEKRLHILAGLLIAYLDIDTVIRIIREEERPKAELMSHFNIDDIQAEAILELKLRHLAKLEEVEIRREQAELEAKAAILREYLANPESLKNLIITELKDDAKKFGDDRRSPIVQRADATAISEQDMLPAEPVTVVLSEAGWIRSAKGHEVDAANLNYRTGDQYLSHAQGKSNQKVFVLDETGRSYALQINSLPSARGLGEPLSSKLSPANGVRFLQVFISGEDADVVAVSSTGYGFKSQAQSLDTNAKAGKAFLSVPKDATALPLCMPGKATHLALLSSAGRMLILDLAELPILNKGKGNKLIQLEPQDQLVFMLPLALDETIQVLAGQQQLKLKGDDLQKYIGKRASKGLLLPRGYQKANRLLIHALN
- a CDS encoding trimeric intracellular cation channel family protein — translated: MLLLVIYIIAITAEAMTGALSAGRRSMDWFGVLLIACVTALGGGSVRDVLLGHYPLTWVKHPEYLVLTCIAAFVTIVIAKWMRQLHSIFLLLDALGLIGFTIIGCQIAIEMGHGFVVSAVAGVLTGVSGGILRDILCNDVPLVFRRELYASIAFVSVIFYWVCHEIGFSLELTVISTLIFGFSLRCIAIYFGLEMPKFIYKDDDEQSASSKDES
- a CDS encoding LOG family protein, whose translation is MTNQILNTQHTATQTLIALYCGSRSGHDPIYRESAIQLAEQIAAHGFGIVYGGASIGLMGQVADTVKQAGGETVGVIPEFMLDYEIAHPDLTELHIVQSMHERKAMMADRASAFIALPGGLGTFEEILEIATWSQLDRHQKPMMLYNVNGFYDHLIGQLDHATETGFLPQQHRDKLLVCNDLEQVFEIILNMDSTAVLTV
- a CDS encoding TerC family protein — its product is MIFEWMSDPSAWVGLATLIVLEIVLGIDNLVFIAILAEKLPPEQRNTARIVGLMLALIMRLVLLASIAWVVTLTSPLFHLFDHAFSGRDLILLFGGVFLLFKGTMELHERLEGKQHVKEENPVHAVFWMVIVQIVVLDAVFSLDSVITAVGMVKDLSVMMTAVIIAVLIMLWASKPLMDFVNKHPTVVILCLGFLMMIGFSLIIEGFGYHIPKGYLYAAIGFSVLIEFGNQTMRKNQEKLVTTNDLRFRTASAVLRMLGGKNAHSSDASNNANDDVLATQALANEMFDPENGAYHSVMVQGVLGLSERPVKSLMTPRPELEWIDLHDEPESIKQQLMTMTHSRLIVAYGELDNLAGVVLTHKVLNDFIETGVLDFEKHLRDAVIVHENAQVLMVMEQLRQAPLQMAIVLNEYGSIEGIATPIDILEAIAGEFPDEDELDAAAEGLEDGSLILEGSTDIRHVSLLLDCDLVDDSEQYSTLSGYILFHLGRLPVSGEILQADGYKFEIVTMDGHKIDKVHIVVIDPAPQDE
- the mdtD gene encoding multidrug transporter subunit MdtD, with the translated sequence MPTQQHRRLQPKFRLLVLLVAIGFFMQGLDTTIVTTALPAMAQSLNENPLRMHNVVISYVLAVAAFIPLSGWLADRYGIRHVFLAAIIIFTLGSLGCGLSQNFNQLIVFRVIQGLGGALLMPVGRLALLRIIPRDQFLSAMSLMSLAGLAGPLMGPTIGGWLVEYTTWHWIFLINIPMGIVGIFLSFKAMPNLTEASVKRFDLGGFVLLVIAMIGLALGIEHIANPQSSRQLSVGLLLMGFLAMFWYAYHAHTHQNALFRSKLFKNKMYAVGVLGNFFARLSGNAIPFLMPLMLQIAFGMEPFMTGIMLTPIVLGSLFSKPIVRPIIQKFGYRTFLITNTLLLGACIASFALSTAETPDSIRALHFFLFGTLNSLQFMSMNTLTLKDLAQQDASSGNSFLSMIMMLSMSIAVAFSGTLLNLFTAYYGTDQTTLAFHLTFLCLGALNILTAIIFWQIPKDQNNA
- a CDS encoding AMP-binding protein gives rise to the protein MEKIWFAEYQKTGIPESVELPPENTSLVDILERNFQKFGSRNAFIFMDKVISFSELEVASRKFATYLQSLGLAKGSRVAVMMPNVLQYPVVALGVFRAGYILVNVNPLYTARELEHQLNDSGAEALVIIENFASVYQSIIGKTPVKHVVIASVGDMLGFLKGNLVNFVLRSVRKQIPAWNIPGHIRFNDAMAKVNPSNYKRPQLTLSDTALLQYTGGTTGVSKGAELTHRNLVANLLQCDAIFESKFGPGDGGKDDNIFCALPLYHIFAFMVCALYGMYKGQANVLIPNPRDLPAVIKDLRKHQPTFFPAVNTLFNALVHNEEFKQLDHSKLKIAMGGGMAVLRSTADEWKRVTGSNIIEGYGLSETSPVATVNPPAAPEFSGTIGIPLPLTEVAILDDDGNPVAIGEQGEISIRGPQVMKGYWNRPDETEKAITSDGFFRTGDIGVMDARGYTKIVDRKKDMILVSGFNVYPAEIEDVVSKHPKVLEVAAIGVPDEKSGEVPKLFVVKKDPSLTTEEILAYAKENLTGYKRPRYVEFLDELPKSNVGKILRKDLRK
- a CDS encoding YchJ family protein, with product MSEQNCPCGLASYAMCCQPLHLGVAQAQTAQQLMRSRYSAFALEQIDYLVATTALGQQSALDQAAIAAWSKANQWSGLEIVRHNEQLSKQHAQVEFKAHYHDGTQARTHHELSHFVQHAGQWYFLDPTTEQQWAMKQPCICGSGKKIKHCCAVYIN
- the niaP gene encoding niacin transporter NiaP, which encodes MDLISRVQRLPIGRFHYSLLVLIGFGWMFDAMDTGLIAFILTKMSADWQMTAAAKGWVVSIGFVGMALGAVCAGALADRIGRKTVFALTLVVYSVATALCAFAPNLTYLLIFRFIVGFGLGGQLPVAVTLVSEYIPAHVRGRFIVLLESFWGLGWLVAALVSYFVIPKFGWQMAFLIGGLPVLYVFVILKKVPESIPYLINRGRVDEAHRILQKIERQCGLEPVETIVVKPVAQQHKISFKQLWSGPLARRSLMLWLIWFGIVYSYYGIFTWLPSLLVKQGYSIVQSFEYVLLMILAQLPGYLVAAWLVEKLGRKATLAGFIGCCAISAYFFGQADSVNLIMLWGCLLSFFNLGAWGVLYTYTPELYPTNIRAFGSGWASAIGRLGGIVAPLVVTQMMLGKNAFSSVFMMFAMVLIGVALIVIVLGEETKGKTLESIGL